In Streptomyces asoensis, a single genomic region encodes these proteins:
- the gap gene encoding type I glyceraldehyde-3-phosphate dehydrogenase, whose translation MTIRVGINGFGRIGRNYFRALLEQGADIEIVAVNDLGDTATTAHLLKYDTILGRLKAEVSHTADTITVDGHTIKVLSERNPADIPWGDLGVDIVIESTGIFTKKADAEKHIAGGAKKVLISAPAKDEDITIVMGVNQDKYDAANHHVISNASCTTNCVAPMAKVLDENFGIVKGLMTTVHAYTNDQRILDFPHSDLRRARAAAENIIPTTTGAAKATALVLPQLKGKLDGIAMRVPVPTGSATDLVVTLQREVTKDEVNAAFKKASEDGDLKGYLAYTEDAIVSSDIVGDPASCTFDSSLTMVQEGNSVKILGWYDNEWGYSNRLVDLTVFVGGRL comes from the coding sequence GTGACGATCCGCGTAGGCATCAACGGCTTTGGCCGCATCGGTCGTAACTACTTCCGCGCGCTGCTGGAGCAGGGTGCTGACATCGAGATCGTGGCTGTCAACGACCTGGGTGACACCGCGACCACCGCACATCTGCTCAAGTACGACACCATCCTGGGCCGCCTCAAGGCCGAGGTGTCGCACACCGCCGACACGATCACCGTCGACGGCCACACCATCAAGGTGCTCTCCGAGCGCAACCCGGCGGACATCCCCTGGGGCGACCTGGGCGTCGACATCGTGATCGAGTCGACCGGCATCTTCACCAAGAAGGCCGACGCCGAGAAGCACATCGCCGGCGGCGCCAAGAAGGTCCTCATCTCGGCTCCGGCCAAGGACGAGGACATCACCATCGTGATGGGCGTCAACCAGGACAAGTACGACGCGGCCAACCACCACGTCATCTCCAACGCCTCCTGCACCACCAACTGTGTGGCGCCGATGGCCAAGGTCCTCGACGAGAACTTCGGCATCGTCAAGGGTCTGATGACGACGGTCCACGCGTACACCAACGACCAGCGCATCCTGGACTTCCCGCACTCGGACCTGCGCCGCGCCCGCGCCGCAGCCGAGAACATCATCCCGACCACCACGGGTGCCGCCAAGGCCACCGCGCTGGTCCTCCCGCAGCTCAAGGGCAAGCTCGACGGCATCGCCATGCGCGTGCCGGTCCCGACCGGTTCGGCCACCGACCTGGTCGTGACGCTCCAGCGCGAGGTCACCAAGGACGAGGTCAACGCCGCGTTCAAGAAGGCCTCCGAGGACGGCGACCTCAAGGGCTACCTGGCCTACACCGAGGACGCGATCGTCTCCTCCGACATCGTCGGCGACCCGGCCTCCTGCACCTTCGACTCCTCCCTGACCATGGTCCAGGAGGGCAACTCGGTGAAGATCCTCGGCTGGTACGACAACGAGTGGGGCTACTCCAACCGTCTCGTCGACCTGACGGTCTTCGTCGGCGGCCGGCTCTGA
- a CDS encoding phosphoglycerate kinase: MKTIDELLAEGVAGKRVFVRADLNVPLDGATITDDGRIRAVLPTVKALADAGAKVVVASHLGRPKGEPDPAFSLAPAADRLGELLGSTVAFATDTVGDSARSTVADLADGQVAVIENLRFNAGETSKDDAERGAFADRLAELADLYVGDGFGAVHRKHASVFDLPARLPHAAGFLIATEVGVLKQLTDDVKRPYVVALGGSKVSDKLAVIDELLGRADRILIGGGMAFTFLKAKGYEIGASLVQDDQLPVVTEYVERAEKNGVELVVPVDVVAAARFPDLKTKAPSDPVTVDADAIPADLMGLDIGPRTGALYASKLADAGTVFWNGPMGVFEHPDYAEGTKAVAQALVDSPAFTVVGGGDSAAAVRLLGFDENAFGHISTGGGASLEYLEGKTLPGLAALEG; the protein is encoded by the coding sequence ATGAAGACGATCGACGAACTTCTCGCCGAAGGCGTCGCAGGCAAGCGGGTATTCGTCCGCGCCGACCTCAACGTGCCGCTCGACGGCGCCACCATCACCGACGACGGCCGCATCCGCGCCGTCCTGCCCACCGTCAAGGCCCTCGCGGACGCGGGCGCCAAGGTGGTCGTCGCCTCGCACCTGGGCCGCCCCAAGGGCGAGCCGGACCCCGCTTTCTCCCTCGCCCCCGCCGCCGACCGGCTGGGTGAACTCCTCGGCTCGACCGTGGCCTTCGCGACCGACACCGTCGGCGACTCCGCCCGGTCCACGGTCGCGGACCTCGCCGACGGTCAGGTCGCCGTCATCGAGAACCTGCGCTTCAACGCGGGCGAGACCAGCAAGGACGACGCCGAGCGCGGCGCCTTCGCCGACCGCCTCGCCGAGCTCGCCGACCTCTACGTCGGCGACGGGTTCGGCGCGGTCCACCGCAAGCACGCCTCCGTCTTCGACCTCCCGGCGCGGCTGCCGCACGCCGCCGGCTTCCTGATCGCCACCGAGGTCGGCGTCCTCAAGCAGCTCACCGACGACGTCAAGCGCCCCTACGTGGTCGCCCTCGGCGGCTCCAAGGTCTCCGACAAGCTCGCCGTCATCGACGAACTGCTCGGCAGGGCCGACCGGATCCTCATCGGCGGCGGCATGGCCTTCACCTTCCTCAAGGCGAAGGGCTACGAGATCGGCGCCTCCCTCGTCCAGGACGACCAGCTGCCCGTCGTCACCGAGTACGTCGAGCGCGCCGAGAAGAACGGCGTCGAGCTGGTCGTGCCCGTCGACGTGGTGGCCGCGGCCCGGTTCCCGGACCTGAAGACCAAGGCCCCGTCCGACCCCGTCACCGTCGACGCGGACGCGATCCCCGCCGACCTGATGGGCCTCGACATCGGTCCCCGCACCGGTGCCCTGTACGCCTCGAAGCTCGCCGACGCCGGCACCGTCTTCTGGAACGGTCCCATGGGCGTCTTCGAGCACCCCGACTACGCCGAGGGCACCAAGGCGGTCGCCCAGGCCCTCGTCGACTCCCCGGCTTTCACGGTCGTCGGCGGTGGTGACTCCGCCGCCGCCGTCCGCCTCCTGGGCTTCGACGAGAACGCATTCGGCCACATCTCGACCGGTGGCGGCGCCTCCCTCGAATACCTCGAGGGCAAGACGCTCCCCGGCCTCGCCGCACTGGAAGGCTGA
- the tpiA gene encoding triose-phosphate isomerase, protein MTTRTPLMAGNWKMNLNHLEAIAHVQKLAFALADKDYEAVEVAVLPPFTDLRSVQTLVDGDKLKIKYGAQDISAQDSGAYTGEISGSMLAKLKCTFVAVGHSERRQYHNETDDIVNAKVKAAYKHGLTPILCVGEELDVREAGNHVAHTLAQVEGGLKELPAEQAEAVVIAYEPVWAIGTGKVCGAEDAQEVCAAIRGKIAELYSQELADKVRIQYGGSVKSGNVAEIMAQADIDGALVGGASLDTDEFVKIVRFRDQ, encoded by the coding sequence ATGACCACTCGCACGCCGCTGATGGCGGGCAACTGGAAGATGAACCTCAACCACCTCGAGGCCATCGCCCACGTCCAGAAGCTCGCCTTCGCCCTGGCCGACAAGGACTACGAGGCCGTCGAGGTCGCCGTCCTGCCGCCCTTCACCGACCTGCGCTCCGTGCAGACGCTGGTCGACGGCGACAAGCTGAAGATCAAGTACGGTGCCCAGGACATCTCGGCGCAGGACTCCGGCGCCTACACCGGCGAGATCTCCGGCTCCATGCTCGCCAAGCTGAAGTGCACGTTCGTGGCGGTCGGCCACTCCGAGCGCCGCCAGTACCACAACGAGACCGACGACATCGTCAACGCCAAGGTCAAGGCCGCCTACAAGCACGGCCTGACCCCGATCCTGTGCGTGGGCGAGGAGCTGGACGTCCGCGAGGCGGGCAACCACGTCGCGCACACCCTCGCCCAGGTCGAGGGCGGTCTCAAGGAGCTCCCGGCCGAGCAGGCCGAGGCGGTCGTGATCGCGTACGAGCCCGTCTGGGCCATCGGTACCGGCAAGGTCTGCGGCGCCGAGGACGCGCAGGAGGTCTGCGCGGCCATCCGCGGCAAGATCGCCGAGCTGTACAGCCAGGAGCTGGCCGACAAGGTCCGCATCCAGTACGGCGGCTCCGTGAAGTCGGGCAACGTCGCCGAGATCATGGCGCAGGCCGACATCGACGGCGCGCTGGTCGGCGGTGCCTCGCTGGACACCGACGAGTTCGTCAAGATCGTGCGCTTCCGCGACCAGTGA
- the secG gene encoding preprotein translocase subunit SecG, with protein MGFSIALIVFSLLLMLLVLMHKGKGGGLSDMFGGGMQSSVGGSSVAERNLDRITVVIGLLWFACIIVLGIVMKTNS; from the coding sequence TTGGGGTTCTCGATCGCCCTGATCGTCTTCAGCCTGCTGCTGATGCTGCTGGTGCTGATGCACAAGGGGAAGGGCGGCGGCCTCTCCGACATGTTCGGTGGCGGCATGCAGTCCTCCGTCGGCGGCTCCTCGGTCGCCGAGCGCAACCTGGACCGCATCACCGTCGTGATCGGTCTGCTCTGGTTCGCCTGCATCATCGTGCTCGGCATCGTCATGAAGACGAACAGCTGA
- a CDS encoding RNA polymerase-binding protein RbpA — MASGNAIRGSRVGAGPMGEAERGESAPRLRISFWCSNGHETVPSFASDAQVPETWDCPRCGFPAGQDRDNPPDPPRTEPYKTHLAYVRERRSDADGEAILAEALAKLRGEI, encoded by the coding sequence GTGGCAAGTGGCAACGCGATCCGAGGAAGCCGGGTCGGGGCGGGGCCGATGGGCGAGGCCGAGCGGGGCGAGTCCGCGCCGCGTCTGCGCATCTCCTTCTGGTGCTCCAACGGACACGAGACGGTGCCCAGCTTCGCCAGCGACGCGCAGGTTCCCGAGACCTGGGACTGCCCGCGCTGCGGCTTTCCCGCCGGCCAGGACCGGGACAACCCCCCGGACCCACCGCGCACCGAGCCCTACAAGACGCACCTCGCCTACGTGCGGGAGCGGCGCAGCGACGCGGACGGCGAGGCGATCCTCGCCGAGGCGCTCGCCAAACTGCGGGGCGAGATCTGA
- the pgi gene encoding glucose-6-phosphate isomerase, protein MNADGRTRLNQTPEWTALGRHREELGEVRLRELFAADPGRGAGYTVQVGDLRIDYSKNLVTDETLRLLRELAAATDVFGLRDAMFRGEKINVTEDRAVLHTALRAPADAVVEVDGENVVPEVHAVLERMSGFAGRVRSGEWTGHTGRRIRNVVNIGIGGSDLGPAMAYEALRAFTDRSLTFRFVSNVDGADLHEAVQGLDPAETLFVVASKTFTTIETITNATSARGWLLDGFGGDEKAVARHFVALSTNAEKVAGFGIDTANMFEFWDWVGGRYSFDSAIGLSLMIAIGPDRFRELLDGFHLVDEHFRTAPAEANAPLLLGLLGIWYGNFHDAQSHAVLPYSHYLSKFTAYLQQLDMESNGKSVDREGRQVDWQTGPVVWGTPGTNGQHAYYQLIHQGTKLIPADFIGFAEPAAELSTELKAQHDLLMANFFAQTQALAFGKTPEEVRAEGVPQELVAHKTFRGNHPTTTILARELTPSVLGQLIALYEHKVFVQGAVWNIDSFDQWGVELGKVLAKRVEPALTEGTEVPGLDASTIALVAKYRELRGR, encoded by the coding sequence ATGAACGCAGACGGCCGTACGAGGCTCAACCAGACACCCGAGTGGACCGCGCTGGGCAGACACCGCGAGGAACTCGGCGAGGTGCGGCTGCGGGAGCTGTTCGCCGCCGACCCCGGACGCGGCGCCGGCTACACGGTGCAGGTCGGCGACCTGCGCATCGACTACTCCAAGAACCTGGTCACGGACGAGACACTGCGGCTCCTGCGTGAACTGGCCGCCGCGACGGACGTCTTCGGTCTCCGGGACGCCATGTTCCGCGGTGAGAAGATCAACGTCACGGAGGACCGTGCGGTCCTGCACACCGCGCTGCGGGCGCCCGCGGACGCGGTGGTCGAGGTCGACGGGGAGAACGTGGTCCCCGAGGTGCACGCGGTCCTGGAGCGGATGTCCGGCTTCGCCGGGCGGGTGCGTTCGGGTGAGTGGACCGGTCACACGGGCCGCCGGATCCGCAATGTCGTCAACATCGGCATCGGCGGCTCGGACCTGGGCCCGGCCATGGCCTACGAGGCGCTGCGGGCCTTCACCGACCGCTCGCTGACCTTCCGGTTCGTCTCCAACGTCGACGGCGCCGACCTCCACGAGGCCGTCCAAGGCCTGGACCCGGCCGAGACGCTGTTCGTCGTCGCGTCGAAGACGTTCACCACGATCGAGACGATCACCAACGCCACCTCGGCGCGCGGCTGGCTGCTCGACGGGTTCGGCGGCGACGAGAAGGCCGTCGCCCGGCACTTCGTCGCGCTGTCGACCAACGCCGAGAAGGTGGCCGGCTTCGGCATCGACACGGCCAACATGTTCGAGTTCTGGGACTGGGTCGGCGGCCGCTACTCCTTCGACTCGGCGATCGGCCTGTCGCTGATGATCGCCATCGGCCCCGACCGCTTCCGTGAACTCCTCGACGGCTTCCACCTCGTCGACGAGCACTTCCGCACCGCGCCCGCCGAAGCCAACGCCCCGCTCCTGCTGGGCCTGCTGGGCATCTGGTACGGCAACTTCCACGACGCCCAGTCGCACGCCGTGCTCCCCTACAGCCACTACCTCTCCAAGTTCACCGCCTACCTCCAGCAGCTCGACATGGAGTCCAACGGCAAGTCCGTGGACCGCGAGGGCCGCCAGGTCGACTGGCAGACCGGCCCCGTCGTCTGGGGCACCCCCGGCACCAACGGACAGCACGCCTACTACCAGTTGATCCACCAGGGCACGAAACTGATCCCCGCCGACTTCATCGGCTTCGCCGAGCCGGCCGCCGAGCTGAGCACGGAGCTCAAGGCGCAGCACGACCTGCTGATGGCCAACTTCTTCGCCCAGACTCAGGCGCTGGCCTTCGGCAAGACGCCCGAGGAGGTGCGGGCCGAGGGAGTGCCGCAGGAACTGGTCGCCCACAAGACGTTCCGGGGCAACCACCCCACGACCACGATCCTCGCCCGTGAGCTGACCCCCTCGGTGCTCGGCCAGCTCATCGCCCTCTACGAGCACAAGGTGTTCGTCCAGGGCGCGGTGTGGAACATCGACTCCTTCGACCAGTGGGGCGTGGAGCTCGGCAAGGTGCTCGCCAAGCGGGTCGAACCCGCCCTCACCGAAGGCACCGAGGTCCCCGGCCTCGACGCGTCCACCATTGCTCTGGTCGCCAAGTACCGCGAGCTGCGCGGCCGTTGA
- a CDS encoding sulfur globule family protein codes for MSSARRSWTDGSLTVRSFLKPHRAAWAVFHPAWIPQALDPTVERLKRGRVVAGAIAAVGVYTFVEGGFAFEEMLENTAIASAVLFFLTPLTVGVMLLVWRRTGTVRQLRTPLLDSLKLLLLFVACVFATVGIFQSSEMVGLVPRMLLTLAGLWMAFFVMAGAVRLSGNFFGSAAVHRCLPPLLATVTTWLMAVPDLVTGDLHGLSLTMGVVFILGAPVTVSGIALLEMRRLKRRYGILLGAHPATLPPAPAGLPPQVPPPVPPQANPYGRPPYGQPYGSPYAPGPGRPFPQGNPYGGHRARNGQNPYGG; via the coding sequence GTGAGCAGTGCGCGCAGGAGTTGGACCGACGGCTCGCTGACCGTCCGTTCCTTCCTGAAACCCCACAGGGCGGCGTGGGCGGTGTTCCACCCGGCGTGGATACCGCAGGCGCTCGACCCGACGGTGGAGCGGCTCAAGCGCGGCCGGGTCGTCGCCGGGGCGATCGCGGCCGTCGGCGTCTACACCTTCGTCGAGGGCGGCTTCGCCTTCGAGGAGATGCTGGAGAACACGGCGATCGCCTCCGCCGTCCTGTTCTTCCTCACCCCGCTCACCGTCGGCGTGATGCTCCTCGTCTGGCGGCGCACCGGCACCGTCCGTCAGCTGCGGACCCCGCTCCTCGACTCGCTCAAGCTGCTGCTCCTCTTCGTCGCCTGTGTCTTCGCGACCGTGGGGATCTTCCAGTCGAGCGAGATGGTCGGGCTGGTGCCGCGGATGCTGCTCACCCTGGCCGGCCTGTGGATGGCCTTCTTCGTGATGGCGGGCGCCGTCCGGCTCTCCGGGAACTTCTTCGGGTCCGCTGCGGTGCACCGCTGTCTGCCGCCGCTGCTCGCCACGGTGACGACCTGGCTGATGGCCGTCCCCGACCTGGTCACCGGCGATCTGCACGGACTGAGCCTCACCATGGGCGTCGTCTTCATCCTGGGGGCGCCCGTGACGGTCTCCGGCATCGCACTGCTCGAGATGCGCCGCCTCAAGCGCCGCTACGGCATCCTGCTGGGAGCCCACCCGGCCACCCTGCCCCCGGCCCCCGCCGGTTTGCCGCCCCAGGTCCCGCCCCCGGTCCCGCCGCAGGCGAACCCGTACGGACGGCCGCCGTACGGACAGCCCTACGGTTCTCCCTACGCGCCGGGCCCGGGGCGGCCGTTCCCCCAGGGCAACCCATACGGCGGCCACCGGGCCCGCAACGGGCAGAACCCGTACGGCGGTTGA
- the pgl gene encoding 6-phosphogluconolactonase, whose protein sequence is MSTPQLVVHHDKDLMAQAAAARLITKIVDAQASRGQASVVLTGGRNGNGLLAALAAAPARDAVDWSRLDLWWGDERFVPEGDPERNVTQARAALLDSVPVDPERVHAMPASDGPYGADVEAAAAAYAEELARAAGAENHDGVPAFDVLMLGVGPDTHVASLFPELPAVRETERTVVGVRGAPKPPPTRVTLTLPAIRAAREVWLLAAGEDKAQAAAIALSGAGEIQAPAAGARGRSRTLWLLDTAAASRLPRSLYPPASA, encoded by the coding sequence GTGAGCACTCCCCAGCTGGTCGTGCACCACGACAAGGACCTGATGGCCCAGGCCGCCGCGGCCCGCCTCATCACGAAGATCGTGGACGCCCAGGCCTCCCGGGGCCAGGCGTCCGTGGTCCTCACCGGCGGACGCAACGGCAACGGCCTGCTGGCCGCCCTGGCCGCGGCGCCCGCCCGTGACGCCGTCGACTGGTCCCGGCTCGACCTGTGGTGGGGCGACGAGCGTTTCGTGCCCGAGGGCGACCCGGAGCGCAACGTCACCCAGGCCCGCGCGGCCCTGCTGGACTCCGTCCCCGTGGACCCCGAGCGTGTGCACGCCATGCCCGCGTCGGACGGTCCGTACGGCGCGGACGTGGAGGCGGCCGCGGCCGCCTACGCCGAGGAACTGGCCCGTGCGGCGGGTGCGGAGAACCACGACGGCGTGCCCGCCTTCGACGTCCTGATGCTGGGCGTCGGCCCGGACACCCATGTGGCCTCGCTCTTCCCGGAGCTGCCGGCCGTACGGGAGACCGAACGCACGGTGGTGGGGGTGCGCGGCGCGCCCAAGCCCCCGCCGACCCGGGTCACGCTCACCCTCCCGGCGATCCGGGCGGCCCGTGAGGTGTGGCTGCTCGCGGCCGGCGAGGACAAGGCACAGGCCGCGGCGATCGCGCTGTCCGGCGCGGGCGAGATCCAGGCCCCGGCGGCGGGTGCCCGGGGCAGGTCCCGCACCCTGTGGCTCCTGGACACGGCGGCGGCCTCCCGGCTGCCGAGGTCGCTGTACCCTCCGGCGTCCGCCTGA
- the opcA gene encoding glucose-6-phosphate dehydrogenase assembly protein OpcA, with protein sequence MKTDLTDTTASKINKALVQGRRAIGTPAVGMVLTLVVVTDEENAYDALKAANDASREHPSRTLVVIKRVSRSPRGRTQSRLDAEVRLGADAGSGETVILRLYGEVSDHAQSVVLPLLLPDAPVVVWWSVDAPRDPAGDPLGALGQRRVTDSYAAEKPVNELRARAESYEPGDTDLAWARITPWRSMLAAALDQVSCEIVSAEVAGEESNPSVELLAMWLADRLHVHVRRAISAGPGLTQVRMETTGGPITLHRSDGAMATLALPGQPDRAVALKRRETSELLAEELRRLDPDDTYASALRFGVDRLGGIQSAAEREAERAEASSQPPPSLPVRGVPDSAASAKGSAPAAAPAGPGDADRPTPAQMPPVRKADPQ encoded by the coding sequence TCACGGACACCACTGCCAGCAAGATCAACAAGGCGTTGGTGCAAGGCAGGCGCGCGATAGGCACACCCGCCGTCGGCATGGTGCTCACCCTCGTCGTCGTCACGGACGAGGAGAACGCCTACGACGCCCTGAAGGCCGCCAACGACGCCTCGCGCGAGCACCCCTCGCGCACGCTCGTGGTCATCAAGCGCGTCTCGCGCTCCCCCCGCGGCCGCACCCAGTCCCGACTCGACGCCGAGGTTCGGCTGGGCGCGGACGCGGGCAGCGGCGAGACGGTGATCCTCCGGCTGTACGGCGAGGTGTCCGACCACGCCCAGTCGGTCGTGCTGCCGCTGCTGCTCCCCGACGCCCCGGTGGTGGTCTGGTGGTCGGTGGACGCTCCGCGCGATCCCGCGGGCGATCCGCTGGGCGCCCTGGGCCAGCGCCGGGTCACCGACAGCTACGCGGCCGAGAAGCCCGTCAACGAGCTGCGGGCCCGGGCCGAGAGCTACGAACCCGGTGACACCGACCTCGCGTGGGCCCGGATCACCCCGTGGCGCTCGATGCTGGCCGCCGCGCTCGACCAGGTCAGCTGCGAGATCGTGTCCGCCGAAGTGGCGGGCGAGGAGTCCAACCCGAGCGTCGAGCTGCTCGCCATGTGGCTCGCCGACCGGCTCCATGTGCACGTGCGGCGCGCTATCTCGGCCGGCCCGGGTCTGACCCAGGTCCGGATGGAGACCACGGGCGGCCCCATCACGCTGCACCGGTCGGACGGCGCGATGGCCACCCTGGCGCTGCCCGGCCAGCCGGACCGCGCGGTGGCGCTCAAGCGCCGCGAGACGTCCGAGCTGCTCGCGGAGGAGCTGCGCAGGCTCGACCCCGACGACACCTACGCGTCCGCGCTGCGGTTCGGCGTGGACCGGCTCGGCGGGATCCAGTCGGCGGCGGAACGGGAGGCGGAGCGGGCCGAGGCCTCCTCGCAGCCCCCGCCGTCCCTCCCGGTGCGTGGCGTGCCGGACTCCGCGGCCTCCGCCAAGGGCTCCGCGCCTGCCGCGGCCCCGGCAGGACCGGGGGACGCCGACCGGCCGACGCCCGCGCAGATGCCCCCGGTCAGGAAAGCGGATCCGCAGTGA